The Mesobacillus jeotgali genome window below encodes:
- a CDS encoding ABC transporter transmembrane domain-containing protein produces the protein MEKTPVLNAKEQRSVLFRLLAYGKPHLKMIFVAFGFLLLATVGDVLGPILVKIFIDDYLREGYMPFEPLLMLGAAYIGIQILNVLVSYFQLLKFQEIALKIIQQMRIDVFTKVQQLGLKYFDKTPAGSLVSRVTNDTEAIKDMFVSVIATFIQSGFLLFGIFVAMFILNVKLALFTMLILPFIVFIMSLYRKLSSRFYQDMRERLSQLNAKLSESLQGMSIIQMFRQEERLKKEFGDINDKHFDAGMRNIKADGLLLRPAVDLVYILALIIVLSFFGITSFDSPIEIGVLYAFINYLDRFFEPVNNMMMRLSMYQQAIVAASRVFKLLDEEELAPGQTGTEADKINEGKIEFKDVSFSYDGKRDVLKNISFTVNPGETLAFVGHTGSGKSSIINLLMRFYEFERGDILIDDHSIKNYPVKELRQKMGLVLQDPFLFYGTIGDNIRLHNSDLTEEDIKKAAEFVQADSFIEKLEDGYVQKVTERGSTFSSGQRQLIAFARTIAANPKILVLDEATANIDTETEEAIQTGLAKMRKGRTTIAIAHRLSTIQDADQIIVLHHGEIVERGTHQELLTQQGLYHKMYLLQNGSVERLEDVVG, from the coding sequence ATGGAAAAAACGCCTGTATTAAACGCGAAAGAGCAGCGTTCCGTGCTGTTTCGGCTTCTTGCATATGGAAAGCCGCATTTAAAAATGATTTTTGTCGCTTTCGGATTCCTTTTGCTCGCAACTGTGGGTGACGTGCTTGGTCCGATTTTGGTGAAAATCTTCATCGATGATTACTTGAGGGAAGGCTACATGCCGTTCGAGCCGCTGTTGATGCTTGGAGCAGCTTATATTGGAATCCAGATTCTCAATGTGCTTGTCTCTTATTTTCAGCTGTTGAAGTTCCAGGAGATTGCGCTGAAAATCATCCAGCAAATGAGGATTGATGTATTTACGAAGGTGCAGCAGCTTGGCTTGAAATATTTCGATAAAACGCCTGCCGGTTCACTTGTATCAAGGGTTACGAATGATACCGAGGCGATCAAGGATATGTTCGTCAGCGTCATTGCGACATTTATCCAAAGCGGCTTCCTGCTGTTCGGGATCTTTGTCGCGATGTTCATCCTGAATGTAAAGCTGGCATTGTTCACGATGCTGATTTTACCGTTCATCGTGTTCATCATGAGCTTGTACCGCAAGCTTAGTTCAAGATTTTACCAGGATATGCGTGAACGTCTGAGTCAGCTGAATGCAAAGCTAAGTGAATCTCTTCAGGGAATGTCGATCATCCAGATGTTCCGGCAGGAAGAAAGACTGAAAAAAGAATTCGGAGATATTAATGACAAGCACTTTGATGCGGGGATGCGCAACATCAAAGCAGACGGACTTCTGCTGCGCCCGGCGGTTGACCTTGTCTATATTTTAGCTCTTATTATTGTACTGAGCTTTTTTGGGATTACTTCCTTCGACAGTCCGATTGAGATAGGGGTGCTGTATGCGTTCATCAATTATCTTGATCGCTTTTTCGAGCCGGTGAACAATATGATGATGCGCCTTTCCATGTACCAGCAGGCCATTGTTGCTGCCTCACGTGTTTTCAAACTGCTTGATGAAGAGGAACTGGCTCCTGGCCAAACTGGGACGGAGGCGGATAAAATCAATGAAGGTAAAATTGAATTCAAAGATGTCAGTTTTTCATATGATGGCAAAAGGGATGTACTGAAGAACATCAGTTTCACCGTCAACCCAGGGGAAACTCTTGCCTTCGTCGGCCATACCGGAAGCGGGAAAAGCTCAATCATCAATCTGCTGATGCGTTTTTATGAATTTGAGCGCGGGGATATTTTAATTGATGATCATTCGATAAAAAACTATCCGGTAAAAGAGCTGCGCCAGAAAATGGGGCTGGTGCTGCAGGATCCGTTTTTGTTTTATGGAACAATCGGAGATAATATCAGGCTGCACAACAGCGATCTGACCGAAGAGGATATAAAAAAGGCAGCAGAATTTGTCCAGGCGGATTCTTTCATTGAAAAATTGGAAGATGGATACGTACAAAAAGTGACGGAGAGAGGCTCGACTTTTTCGAGCGGGCAGAGGCAATTGATCGCTTTTGCCAGGACGATTGCAGCTAATCCGAAAATCCTTGTTCTCGATGAAGCGACTGCAAACATTGATACCGAAACCGAAGAGGCCATTCAGACGGGACTTGCCAAGATGCGAAAGGGCAGGACGACAATCGCCATTGCCCATAGACTCTCCACGATCCAGGACGCAGACCAGATAATCGTCCTTCATCATGGGGAAATCGTTGAGCGCGGAACACATCAGGAATTGCTTACCCAACAGGGGCTTTACCATAAGATGTATCTCCTGCAGAATGGTTCAGTCGAACGATTGGAAGATGTTGTTGGATAA
- a CDS encoding aspartyl-phosphate phosphatase Spo0E family protein — protein MSKEQLITLIEKKREELILIASQNGLNSSIAITYSQELDELLNEYNRVYIKKIAAH, from the coding sequence TTGTCTAAAGAGCAACTGATCACCCTCATTGAAAAAAAACGCGAAGAGCTGATCCTAATCGCTTCCCAGAACGGCCTCAATTCTTCCATAGCCATTACTTACAGCCAGGAACTTGATGAACTGCTAAATGAATATAACCGGGTTTATATAAAAAAGATAGCAGCCCACTAA
- a CDS encoding cytochrome c biogenesis protein CcdA encodes MTDINIFIAMGAGFLSFISPCCLPLYPAFLSYITGMSVGELKSENAMLQKRSLLHTLFFLLGFSVIFIAIGFGTSFVGQFFIQYQDLIRQLGAIFIVAFGLMVIGFFKPEFLMKDRKIEFKNRPSGYFGSSLIGMAFAAGWTPCTGPILASVILLASSNPGSGMLYMIAYTLGFAIPFFILSFFIGKMQWIRKHNVKIVKIGGYIMIAVGIMLFFDWMTKLISVLSVFFGDFTGF; translated from the coding sequence ATGACAGATATAAATATTTTCATTGCTATGGGCGCGGGCTTCCTTAGCTTTATTTCTCCATGCTGCTTGCCCCTTTATCCGGCATTTTTATCTTATATTACCGGGATGTCCGTCGGAGAACTGAAGAGCGAAAATGCAATGCTGCAAAAGCGCAGCCTGCTCCACACATTATTTTTCCTTCTGGGCTTTTCGGTGATTTTCATTGCGATTGGCTTCGGCACATCATTTGTAGGACAATTTTTCATTCAGTACCAGGATCTCATCCGTCAACTGGGTGCGATTTTCATTGTTGCATTCGGGTTGATGGTCATTGGTTTCTTTAAGCCTGAATTTCTGATGAAAGACCGGAAAATTGAATTCAAGAACCGGCCATCAGGCTATTTTGGGTCCTCTTTGATCGGTATGGCATTTGCGGCCGGATGGACGCCATGTACTGGTCCAATCCTTGCTTCGGTCATTCTGCTTGCGAGCTCCAACCCTGGGTCAGGTATGCTGTATATGATTGCCTATACACTTGGTTTTGCGATTCCTTTCTTCATTCTTTCTTTCTTCATCGGAAAAATGCAGTGGATCCGCAAGCATAATGTGAAAATTGTTAAAATCGGCGGCTATATCATGATAGCAGTCGGAATCATGTTGTTCTTCGACTGGATGACGAAGCTTATTTCGGTACTGTCCGTGTTTTTTGGCGATTTTACAGGTTTTTAA
- a CDS encoding response regulator, giving the protein MARILIVDDAKFMRITLTNILKKANHEIVGEAENGREAVALYRELKPDLVTMDITMPEMSGLDAVKEIKKDYNDAKIIMCSAMGQQKMVVDAIEAGAKDFIVKPFDDSQVVDSVSRVLR; this is encoded by the coding sequence ATGGCCAGAATTTTGATAGTTGACGACGCAAAATTTATGAGAATCACCTTAACCAATATTCTGAAGAAAGCGAATCACGAGATCGTAGGGGAAGCTGAAAATGGAAGAGAAGCAGTCGCGCTGTATCGCGAACTGAAGCCCGACCTAGTCACAATGGACATTACGATGCCGGAAATGAGCGGGCTGGATGCCGTAAAAGAAATCAAAAAGGATTATAATGATGCAAAAATCATCATGTGCTCAGCCATGGGCCAGCAAAAAATGGTGGTTGATGCCATCGAGGCCGGAGCGAAGGATTTCATCGTTAAGCCATTTGATGATTCACAGGTAGTTGATTCCGTATCAAGAGTATTAAGATAA
- a CDS encoding cytochrome c biogenesis protein CcdC, which translates to MNYVLASTVGAIGMAIFVTFMRMKAAKKPASAKKIILPPIFMSTGALMFIFPMFRVHSLQVIEALTVGMLFSILLIKTSKFEVRGREIFLKRSKAFAFILIGLLIVRVIAKLVLSSSFDVGELGGMFWILAFGMIVPWRVAMYLQFKKLQNELNSGTNMN; encoded by the coding sequence ATGAATTATGTTCTGGCGTCAACCGTAGGAGCAATTGGCATGGCCATTTTTGTGACATTCATGAGAATGAAGGCTGCCAAAAAACCTGCATCAGCCAAGAAAATTATCTTACCGCCAATCTTCATGAGCACTGGTGCGCTCATGTTCATTTTTCCGATGTTCCGGGTACATTCCTTACAGGTCATAGAGGCACTGACAGTTGGAATGTTATTTTCGATTCTGCTGATCAAGACCTCTAAATTTGAAGTACGAGGCAGGGAAATCTTTTTAAAGAGATCCAAGGCATTTGCCTTCATCTTAATCGGTCTGTTGATCGTACGTGTAATCGCTAAACTGGTGTTAAGCAGCTCATTCGATGTAGGTGAACTGGGCGGCATGTTCTGGATTCTTGCTTTTGGAATGATCGTTCCTTGGCGTGTAGCAATGTATTTGCAGTTCAAAAAACTTCAAAATGAATTGAATAGTGGAACAAATATGAATTAA
- a CDS encoding HAD-IIIA family hydrolase, giving the protein MFVFERRDIVLDIQAVFIDRDGTLGGSDTVIYPGDFELFPGVQDSINLLKANHLLVFSFTNQPGIAIGEATVDQFDYELKSFGFNKVYICPHRHDEGCICRKPSVGMLKKAAEENALDLSRCAVIGDRWTDLLAADDAGCLKILVKTGSGQEACDKYINKQYFGRWGQVHPDFIAEDLNEAISWILREG; this is encoded by the coding sequence ATGTTCGTTTTTGAAAGGAGAGATATTGTGTTAGATATCCAGGCAGTTTTTATAGATCGAGACGGAACACTGGGGGGAAGTGACACAGTTATTTATCCTGGGGATTTTGAGTTATTTCCCGGTGTCCAGGATTCAATCAATCTTTTAAAAGCCAACCATTTATTAGTCTTTTCTTTTACGAACCAGCCAGGTATTGCGATTGGGGAAGCTACTGTTGATCAGTTCGATTATGAATTAAAATCATTTGGGTTCAATAAAGTGTACATATGTCCACACCGCCATGATGAAGGCTGCATTTGCAGGAAGCCTTCTGTTGGCATGCTGAAAAAAGCTGCTGAAGAAAATGCCCTCGATTTAAGCCGATGTGCAGTGATTGGGGACCGGTGGACTGACTTGCTTGCTGCTGACGATGCTGGCTGTTTAAAGATTTTAGTCAAAACGGGCAGCGGCCAGGAAGCCTGCGATAAATACATAAACAAGCAGTATTTTGGGCGATGGGGTCAAGTTCATCCAGATTTTATCGCCGAGGATTTAAATGAAGCTATAAGCTGGATATTGAGGGAGGGGTAA
- a CDS encoding class I SAM-dependent methyltransferase: MLNKQGFDLWAVGYDKTVQVSEENGVYPFAGYRAILNRIFNEVMEKENARVLDIGFGTGVLTSKLYENGHHIDGIDFSERMIALAQPKMPQANLIEWDIANGLPAEVKTKRYEYIVSTYAMHHLTDAEKVTFIRELMSLLTDGGKILIGDIAFETRQQLEFCKNDSKEFWDDNEFYFVFNEISSDLEDSCILDFLPISHCGGVIQIMKK, from the coding sequence ATGTTAAATAAACAAGGTTTTGATTTGTGGGCAGTAGGCTATGACAAAACCGTACAGGTTAGTGAAGAAAATGGTGTATACCCATTTGCGGGGTATCGTGCCATCTTGAATAGAATTTTTAATGAAGTGATGGAAAAAGAAAATGCGAGAGTCCTGGATATCGGCTTTGGTACAGGTGTTTTAACATCAAAGCTGTATGAAAATGGCCATCATATTGATGGAATCGATTTTTCAGAGAGAATGATCGCCCTGGCACAGCCTAAAATGCCGCAAGCCAATCTAATAGAATGGGATATTGCTAACGGTTTGCCTGCAGAAGTAAAAACGAAAAGGTATGAGTACATTGTAAGCACCTACGCTATGCATCATTTAACTGACGCAGAGAAGGTTACTTTTATTAGGGAATTAATGTCCTTGCTAACGGATGGCGGCAAAATCCTAATCGGGGATATTGCCTTTGAAACGAGACAGCAGCTCGAATTCTGTAAAAATGACAGCAAAGAATTCTGGGATGATAATGAATTTTACTTCGTTTTCAATGAAATCAGTTCTGATTTAGAGGATAGCTGCATACTGGACTTCCTTCCTATTTCCCATTGTGGCGGAGTGATACAGATTATGAAGAAATGA
- a CDS encoding NUDIX hydrolase produces the protein MGYIEDLRKVIGHQPLILVGVAVAVINETGQFLLQKRQDGQWGVPGGFIELGESTEDAGRREVLEETGLEIGKVELIGVFSGKQHHVKLPNGDEFYPVTVAYVTRDILGGELQADGVETSEARFFSVNELPDKLNPLIKNLMKQFTVSV, from the coding sequence ATGGGATACATAGAGGATTTGCGAAAGGTCATTGGCCACCAGCCTCTGATTTTGGTGGGGGTCGCAGTAGCAGTTATAAACGAGACAGGACAATTCTTATTGCAGAAACGCCAGGATGGTCAATGGGGAGTTCCAGGTGGATTTATTGAGTTAGGCGAATCTACGGAGGATGCAGGCAGAAGGGAAGTCCTTGAAGAAACCGGGCTTGAAATCGGAAAGGTGGAACTGATTGGTGTTTTTTCCGGGAAGCAACACCATGTAAAACTGCCGAATGGGGATGAATTTTATCCGGTTACTGTGGCCTATGTAACAAGGGATATCCTGGGTGGAGAGCTCCAAGCAGATGGTGTAGAAACCTCTGAAGCCCGCTTTTTTAGTGTAAATGAATTACCTGATAAGCTGAATCCGTTGATAAAGAATCTAATGAAGCAATTTACGGTATCAGTATAA
- a CDS encoding NUDIX hydrolase, which produces MDATFYMEKAVFNYRVAAVMIVDHHVLIHKQAKDEHWALPGGRVELLEDSQTSVVREVKEELGIDVKVDRLLWFTENFFDYNNKNYHEIGLYYQVSPLNGEFNFHTEEFFGEEGDRLIYQWVPISSLEDIKLYPEFIRTSLRELPEAPQHLVVHKYSI; this is translated from the coding sequence ATGGATGCAACTTTTTATATGGAAAAGGCTGTTTTTAATTACCGGGTAGCGGCAGTTATGATCGTTGACCACCATGTTCTGATCCATAAACAAGCGAAGGACGAGCACTGGGCATTGCCAGGTGGCAGAGTCGAGCTATTGGAAGATTCACAAACAAGCGTTGTGAGAGAAGTAAAAGAAGAGTTAGGAATAGATGTGAAGGTGGACCGTTTGCTCTGGTTTACAGAGAACTTCTTTGACTATAACAATAAAAATTATCACGAAATTGGACTGTATTATCAAGTTTCTCCTCTGAATGGTGAGTTTAATTTTCACACGGAAGAGTTTTTTGGAGAAGAGGGGGATCGCTTGATTTATCAGTGGGTTCCAATCAGCAGTCTTGAGGATATCAAACTTTACCCTGAGTTTATCAGGACATCTTTGAGGGAATTGCCAGAGGCTCCGCAGCATCTTGTTGTTCATAAATATAGTATTTAG
- a CDS encoding NUDIX domain-containing protein gives MTRPRAFAAIIKNNYILMTKHVYPDGSFWTLPGGGLEAGETFEDAVVREVKEEVNLDVEVVDYLFTGQYSRGEERCFLVRPLNDKEASVGYDPELGDRQTLKEVKWHSLKSMKNDLHVSKVLEALKLVV, from the coding sequence TTGACTAGACCAAGAGCATTTGCTGCTATCATCAAAAATAATTATATACTTATGACCAAACATGTCTATCCTGATGGGTCGTTTTGGACGCTTCCAGGCGGAGGGCTTGAAGCAGGCGAAACATTTGAAGACGCAGTTGTCCGGGAAGTAAAAGAAGAAGTGAATTTGGATGTGGAAGTTGTTGACTATCTATTTACCGGTCAATACAGCCGCGGTGAGGAAAGATGTTTTTTAGTCCGCCCATTAAACGACAAGGAAGCCTCGGTCGGTTACGATCCTGAACTTGGCGACAGACAAACATTAAAAGAAGTAAAATGGCATTCACTTAAATCGATGAAGAATGACCTTCATGTTTCAAAAGTATTAGAAGCTTTGAAGCTGGTAGTATAA
- a CDS encoding FAD-dependent monooxygenase has product MVKTLDNTDTAIIGAGIGGLSAAIALQQIGQKVKVYERASELKEMGAGIVLSANAIKALEKLGVADQVRQAGSPVKKAEIRTPDGKLLVNMPVHKQAERYGTYSYLIYRPYLQRILYEKLEPDTVKHDKKFIVLEQDSEYITSMFEDGEALKSKIVIGADGVHSRVRQNIFEDTPLRYSGFTAFRGITCFEDNRFPAELGGGFEAWGKGKRFGFSHLGKGRVFWFAAINAPQGTLLAAKNKKQVVLENFKSWWGQIPDVIESTDEENILVHEIFDRKTIKKWHKGRVTLLGDAAHPMLPNLGQGGAQAMEDALMLARYLKRFPQDVEKALSHYEQVRIPRVDEIVGGSRMMARMMQLENPLAIKARNQLLRKMPDELKIKRLDWILGYEV; this is encoded by the coding sequence TTGGTCAAGACATTAGACAATACAGATACAGCCATTATCGGTGCTGGCATTGGTGGACTTTCCGCCGCGATTGCCTTGCAGCAGATTGGCCAAAAAGTGAAAGTTTATGAGAGAGCTTCGGAGCTCAAGGAAATGGGCGCCGGTATTGTATTGTCCGCCAACGCAATCAAGGCATTGGAAAAGCTGGGGGTTGCGGACCAGGTGCGCCAGGCTGGTTCGCCTGTGAAGAAGGCGGAAATCAGGACTCCGGATGGCAAACTTCTTGTCAATATGCCGGTGCACAAGCAGGCAGAACGATATGGCACCTACAGTTATTTAATATACCGGCCTTACTTGCAGAGAATTTTATATGAAAAATTAGAACCCGATACTGTAAAGCATGATAAAAAGTTTATAGTGCTGGAACAGGATAGTGAGTATATAACTAGCATGTTTGAAGATGGAGAAGCGTTAAAATCAAAAATCGTAATCGGGGCGGATGGAGTTCATTCGCGAGTAAGACAGAATATTTTTGAGGACACTCCGTTGCGTTATTCAGGATTCACAGCTTTCAGAGGAATCACCTGCTTTGAAGATAATCGTTTTCCTGCTGAGTTGGGAGGAGGTTTCGAAGCGTGGGGCAAGGGAAAGAGATTTGGTTTCTCGCATTTAGGAAAAGGCCGCGTGTTTTGGTTCGCTGCGATCAACGCTCCTCAAGGGACACTCCTTGCTGCTAAAAACAAGAAACAAGTTGTTTTAGAGAATTTCAAAAGCTGGTGGGGCCAGATTCCTGATGTCATTGAATCTACCGATGAGGAAAATATCCTTGTGCATGAAATATTTGATCGTAAGACAATCAAGAAATGGCATAAAGGAAGAGTGACACTGTTGGGAGATGCAGCCCATCCGATGCTGCCTAATCTGGGACAGGGTGGAGCACAGGCGATGGAGGACGCTTTAATGCTCGCACGATATCTCAAGAGATTTCCCCAAGATGTCGAGAAAGCATTAAGTCATTATGAGCAAGTCAGAATTCCGCGTGTTGATGAAATTGTAGGGGGATCCAGAATGATGGCGAGAATGATGCAACTGGAGAATCCGTTGGCAATCAAAGCCAGAAATCAATTGTTACGGAAAATGCCAGATGAGTTGAAAATCAAAAGACTGGACTGGATCCTTGGGTACGAAGTGTAA
- a CDS encoding NUDIX hydrolase: MDTKHVRTSGAYILYNGLFPFQVGPTRIGDKLGVVRLGGHREGNETAFDTAFREVYEEARMKINFFHSPITFFKKDWDGVARRIKTNEDVAPILIKGTDPEGSTAMYLAYSESEPVPSAETNGLLLLTPDDIKRICEQRLTLKEFIKHGGSVLIKKDMNQELTLKPFPQLLFLHELLEKEKSLMNRFMLGK, encoded by the coding sequence ATGGATACAAAACATGTCCGAACATCCGGGGCTTATATTCTTTATAACGGATTATTTCCCTTCCAGGTCGGGCCAACCCGAATAGGGGATAAACTGGGCGTGGTGAGGCTTGGGGGTCATCGGGAAGGAAATGAAACGGCATTTGATACTGCATTCCGTGAAGTCTATGAAGAAGCAAGAATGAAAATAAATTTCTTCCACTCTCCGATCACTTTTTTCAAAAAGGATTGGGATGGTGTGGCAAGAAGAATAAAAACAAATGAGGACGTTGCACCTATTCTAATAAAAGGGACGGACCCTGAAGGTTCTACAGCAATGTATCTTGCTTACTCAGAAAGTGAACCAGTTCCTTCGGCAGAGACAAATGGCCTGCTCCTGTTAACTCCCGATGACATCAAACGTATCTGCGAGCAACGGTTGACACTGAAAGAGTTTATAAAGCATGGCGGTTCCGTATTAATAAAAAAAGATATGAACCAGGAATTGACTTTAAAGCCTTTTCCGCAGCTGTTATTTTTACATGAACTCTTAGAAAAAGAAAAAAGTTTGATGAATAGATTCATGCTGGGAAAATGA
- a CDS encoding VOC family protein, which yields MIFEMTYQLRVPQFNEGLQWYRTFLDKEPDFTPHEGFAEWELIPGAWLQLAEGTTAEGSGPLRLGIRSLEDERIRLIRELDVQSFEIFAREEVPVKWATFSDPWGNQIGLFEYIDKTEMQERITSIMGSKG from the coding sequence TTGATTTTCGAAATGACCTATCAGTTGCGGGTGCCGCAGTTTAACGAAGGGTTGCAATGGTATCGAACTTTCTTGGATAAAGAGCCGGATTTTACACCTCATGAGGGGTTTGCTGAATGGGAATTGATTCCTGGGGCGTGGCTGCAGCTGGCTGAGGGAACAACTGCGGAAGGGAGCGGTCCCTTGCGATTGGGGATCAGATCGCTAGAAGATGAACGCATCAGATTAATCAGAGAGCTGGATGTTCAATCATTTGAAATTTTTGCAAGAGAGGAAGTCCCTGTAAAGTGGGCGACGTTTTCCGACCCATGGGGAAATCAAATTGGTCTGTTTGAATACATTGATAAGACAGAAATGCAGGAAAGAATCACTTCCATCATGGGAAGCAAGGGATAA
- a CDS encoding DUF3977 family protein: protein MKFIEAGIGNTWAVRTEIEIENGIEYEVRGIQGPILFHSVYIRLWFRKTVIILDSREGFKKVHKNHRNFKLLLGIVSKQ from the coding sequence TTGAAATTCATTGAGGCAGGAATCGGAAACACATGGGCGGTAAGAACGGAAATTGAAATAGAGAACGGAATTGAATATGAGGTCCGAGGAATCCAAGGGCCGATACTTTTTCATTCTGTCTATATACGATTGTGGTTCCGTAAAACGGTAATCATCCTAGATTCCAGGGAAGGTTTTAAAAAAGTACATAAGAACCATAGAAATTTCAAACTGCTGTTAGGAATCGTCAGCAAGCAATAA
- a CDS encoding GNAT family N-acetyltransferase, protein MSKETVSLEFYIPEFKKALLNYDLLEEQRRFTALPEDALAKCKEDPERHPVVILYDNQPAGFFVLHGRSGVKDYSDNQNAMLLRAYSINLSFQGKGIASKSILLLKNFVKEHFPQVDEIILTVNHSNILAQNVYKKGGFVDQGRRAMGREGEMYIYHLFLNEVQD, encoded by the coding sequence ATGTCAAAAGAAACAGTATCCCTGGAGTTTTATATACCTGAATTCAAGAAAGCCTTATTGAATTATGACTTGCTTGAAGAACAGAGGAGATTCACCGCTTTGCCTGAAGATGCACTGGCAAAATGTAAAGAAGATCCGGAGAGGCACCCTGTTGTGATTCTTTATGACAATCAGCCGGCTGGCTTTTTTGTACTTCATGGCAGGTCGGGGGTGAAGGATTACAGTGACAACCAGAATGCAATGCTGTTAAGAGCGTATTCCATTAATCTTTCTTTTCAGGGAAAGGGAATTGCTTCAAAGTCCATCCTGCTATTGAAGAACTTTGTAAAAGAACATTTCCCTCAAGTGGACGAAATTATCTTGACTGTGAACCACTCAAATATCCTTGCGCAAAATGTATATAAAAAAGGTGGTTTTGTAGATCAGGGAAGACGAGCAATGGGAAGAGAAGGAGAAATGTATATATATCATCTGTTCCTAAATGAAGTTCAGGATTAA
- a CDS encoding GyrI-like domain-containing protein, producing the protein MPEIKHCTEIKLVGIRMLCQGDEYLEEIPKASRQLSERSDEITNVVNRSLQHGAFVVDNHSEKDDGYWVCVEVSDYENIPSDMVSLTIPSQRYAVLRHKGSNEKIREAYSELHQWIQENGYKRLTDKGHLEVFHTWTDSHDIDVELMDTIG; encoded by the coding sequence ATGCCAGAAATAAAACATTGTACTGAAATAAAACTGGTAGGCATCCGGATGTTATGCCAAGGTGATGAGTATCTCGAAGAAATCCCGAAAGCCTCCAGGCAGTTGAGCGAGCGAAGTGACGAAATAACAAACGTGGTGAACCGATCACTGCAGCACGGGGCATTTGTTGTGGATAATCACTCAGAGAAAGATGATGGTTATTGGGTTTGCGTGGAAGTATCTGATTATGAGAATATCCCTTCGGACATGGTGAGCCTGACAATTCCGTCACAAAGATATGCCGTTTTGCGGCATAAAGGCTCTAATGAAAAAATCAGGGAAGCATATAGCGAGCTCCATCAATGGATACAGGAAAATGGATACAAGAGGCTAACGGACAAAGGGCATTTGGAAGTGTTTCATACATGGACAGATTCTCATGATATCGATGTTGAACTTATGGATACTATAGGATAA
- a CDS encoding CBO0543 family protein, whose protein sequence is MRKKQRTLSVGFLYTLTIIGIFLLPFAIVKRSFKDWVIVYLVSIIGNSWADRYLVSRGYLKYDIRPFKKSFKIHLPFDYVHYPLMLLYYNQWTLNSKPSGIILKLFPFLIPQVLVETFAAKKTNLITWKRGWSWQHSLISLAIKMLVCRGIISTIRMINKDDLSVD, encoded by the coding sequence TTGCGCAAAAAACAAAGAACATTATCTGTCGGATTTCTTTATACTTTAACAATCATAGGTATTTTCCTATTACCCTTTGCGATCGTAAAACGTTCATTCAAAGATTGGGTCATCGTATATCTTGTCAGCATTATTGGCAACTCATGGGCAGACCGGTACCTCGTCTCCAGAGGCTATCTGAAATACGATATCAGACCCTTTAAGAAAAGTTTCAAGATCCACTTACCTTTTGACTATGTCCATTACCCATTAATGCTTCTTTATTACAACCAATGGACACTTAATAGCAAACCGAGCGGGATCATCCTAAAACTTTTTCCGTTCCTAATTCCTCAAGTATTAGTTGAAACCTTCGCTGCCAAAAAGACAAATTTAATCACCTGGAAAAGAGGATGGAGCTGGCAGCACTCATTGATCAGTTTAGCTATTAAAATGCTGGTGTGCAGGGGAATTATCTCCACCATCCGTATGATCAACAAGGACGATCTATCCGTGGATTAG